From the Gasterosteus aculeatus chromosome 13, fGasAcu3.hap1.1, whole genome shotgun sequence genome, one window contains:
- the fzd10 gene encoding frizzled-10: protein MRSTVKASVLYVLLVLWGGGGGGGWAISSIDPDWSGEGRCQHINIPQCKDIGYNMTRMPNLMGHDDQKEAAIKLQEFATLIQFGCHSHLKFFLCSLYAPMCTEQVSNPIPACRVMCEQVKQKCSPILEQFNFPWPDSLDCSRLPTKNDPNNLCMEAPNNGSDEPPKVSHTPPPEFRPQRPLGGQGLHLKDSGSKRACSNPGKFHFVEKSESCAPKCYPKVDVYWSQGDKQFSLVWIAIWSILCFVSSAFTVLTFLIDPQRFKYPERPIIFLSMSYCVYSVGYLIRLFVGADRIACDRDTGVQYIIQEGLESTGCTIVFLILYYFGMASSLWWVILTLTWFLAAGKKWGHEAIEANSSYFHLAAWAIPAVKTITILVMRKVAGDELTGVCYVGSMDVKALTGFVLIPLSCYLIIGTSFLLSGFVALFHIRKIMKTEGENTDKLEKLMVRIGVFSVLYTVPATCVIGCYFYERLNMDHWRVVAAEQKCTDGGGPESDECAMKTSIPAVEIFMVKIFMLLVVGITSGMWIWTSKTLQSWQNVFSRKLKKRTRRKAASVFTSSRPYIKPHPSLKGHSTKYEPTRAPPTCV, encoded by the coding sequence ATGCGTTCAACGGTTAAAGCCAGCGTCCTCTATGTGCTACTGGTCCTTTGgggcggcggtggtggtggaggttgGGCCATTAGCTCAATAGACCCAGACTGGTCAGGAGAGGGGAGATGTCAGCACATCAACATCCCCCAGTGCAAAGACATCGGCTACAACATGACACGCATGCCAAATCTCATGGGCCACGATGACCAAAAAGAGGCGGCGATAAAGCTGCAGGAGTTTGCGACGCTGATACAGTTCGGATGCCACAGTCATCTCAAATTCTTCCTGTGCTCGCTGTACGCACCCATGTGCACGGAGCAGGTTTCAAACCCCATCCCAGCATGCAGGGTTATGTGCGAGCAGGTAAAGCAGAAATGCTCGCCCATCTTGGAACAGTTTAACTTTCCCTGGCCCGACTCTCTGGATTGCTCCCGGCTGCCAACCAAAAACGACCCAAACAACCTCTGCATGGAGGCCCCCAACAACGGCTCGGATGAGCCTCCCAAAGTCTCCCACACCCCGCCTCCAGAGTTCCGGCCCCAGCGGCCTCTAGGCGGGCAGGGCCTGCACCTGAAGGACAGCGGCAGCAAGCGGGCCTGCAGCAACCCCGGCAAGTTCCATTTTGTGGAGAAGAGCGAGTCCTGTGCCCCCAAGTGCTACCCCAAAGTGGACGTATACTGGAGTCAGGGAGACAAGCAGTTCTCTCTGGTGTGGATAGCCATCTGGTCCATCCTTTGCTTTGTCTCCAGCGCCTTCACCGTGCTCACTTTCCTCATAGACCCTCAGCGATTCAAATACCCGGAGAGGCCGATCATCTTCCTCTCAATGTCCTACTGTGTTTACTCTGTGGGCTACCTCATCAGACTGTTTGTGGGGGCCGACAGAATAGCCTGTGACAGAGACACTGGGGTTCAGTATATAATCCAGGAGGGTCTGGAGAGCACCGGCTGCACCATCGTCTTTCTCATCCTGTATTATTTTGGCATGGCCAGCTCCCTCTGGTGGGTTATCCTGACCCTCACATGGTTCCTGGCTGCAGGGAAGAAGTGGGGCCACGAGGCTATCGAGGCCAACAGCAGCTACTTCCACCTGGCGGCTTGGGCCATCCCGGCCGTGAAGACCATTACCATTCTGGTGATGAGGAAGGTGGCGGGAGATGAACTGACGGGCGTCTGCTACGTGGGCAGCATGGACGTCAAAGCTCTCACGGGCTTTGTGCTCATTCCCCTCTCCTGCTACCTTATTATCGGCACTTCGTTCCTGCTCTCTGGCTTTGTGGCCCTCTTCCACATCCGTAAGATCATGAAAACGGAGGGAGAGAACACGGACAAGCTTGAGAAGTTGATGGTTCGCATCGGGGTCTTCTCCGTGCTCTACACCGTTCCGGCCACCTGCGTCATTGGCTGCTATTTCTACGAGCGGCTCAACATGGACCACTGGCGCGTGGTGGCGGCGGAGCAGAAATGCACGGACGGCGGCGGGCCGGAGTCCGACGAGTGCGCCATGAAGACTTCCATCCCCGCCGTTGAGATCTTCATGGTGAAGATCTtcatgctgctggtggtgggcATCACGAGCGGCATGTGGATCTGGACCTCAAAGACGCTGCAGTCGTGGCAGAACGTGTTTAGCAGGAagctgaagaagaggacgaggaggaaggctGCCAGTGTGTTTACCAGCAGCAGGCCTTACATCAAGCCTCACCCGTCTCTCAAAGGGCACAGTACCAAGTATGAACCCACACGGGCCCCTCCAACGTGTGTATAG
- the piwil1 gene encoding piwi-like protein 1: MSGRARARSRGRARGQETAAPGMSYAQGEPEPPAPPPAEGELVGRGRQKGAPGPFSAEAVLQISAGFQQVKLGERGGRRRDFNDVGINTRRAMEHVKDSKLGTSGSPIPLTANFFRIMSRPEWVLYQYHVDFNPPMEARRLRSALLYQHKDVLGPADSFDGALLFLPNRLAQKETVLHSETRNGEKVQITVTMTNELPPTSPVCIQFYNILFRRILRILDMQQIGRNYYNPNDPLDIPKHSLTIWPGYTTTILKYETSIMLCTDVSHKVLRSETVLDFMANLRQKCGNQRFPEICAKELVGLIVLTKYNNKTYRIDEIAWDHTPNNTFTRGDKDISFKDYYKMQYNLDIVDVNQVLLVSQVKRLGPATAPPPGPAMLIPELCFLTGLTDKMRADYMIMKDLSTHTRLDPMAREGRLNRFVRNIHKNPDARAELDKWGLSFDKQLLSLTGRVLPAERLFQGSRSYDYRPSEAEWSREMRGLPLISAPPLENWLFLTTRRTSTEAQALLQSLNRVSGPLNIRIQRPVMIEYEDHQESLLRTLQQNVGPQTQMVVVVLPSNRKDKYDSVKKYLCVDCPTPSQCVVGRTLSKPSSLMTVATKIALQLACKMGGELWSVEIPLKQLMIVGIDCYHDTVAGKRSIGALVASLNQGMTRWFSKCVFQHRGQEIMDGLKMALCAALKDYLKFNNYLPSRIIVYRDGVGDGQLHSVVNYEVAQIIESIKSMGHDYVPRLSVVVVKKRINSRFFAQMDGKVSNPPPGTVVDSEVTRPEWYDFYIVSQAVRSGSVSPTHYNVVYDTSGLKPDHMQRLTYKLCHMYYNWQGIVRVPAPCQYAHKLAFLVGQSIHREPNVKLDELLFYL, translated from the exons ATGTCTGGACGGGCGCGAGCCAGATCAAGAGGCCGAGCACGCGGTCAAGAGACTGCGGCGCCCGGAATG AGCTATGCTCAAGGAGAGCCTGAACCACCCGCTCCCCCACCCGCAGAGGGAGAGCTTGTTGGAAGAGGGAGGCAGAAAGGTGCACCCGGCCCTTTTTCTGCAGAAG ctgtTCTACAGATTTCAGCCGGATTTCAGCAGGTGAAGCTTGGCGAACGAGGCGGACGGCGACGTGATTTTAACGATGTCGGGATCAACACAAGGCGTGCCATGGAGCATGTCAAGGATTCAAAGTTGG GAACATCCGGTTCGCCAATTCCGTTGACAGCCAACTTCTTTCGCATCATGTCCCGCCCTGAGTGGGTGCTGTATCAGTACCACGTGGACTTCAATCCACCAATGGAGGCTCGTCGTCTGAGATCCGCTCTCCTCTACCAGCACAAGGATGTTCTTGGGCCAGCAGACAGCTTTGATGGAGCTTTGCTTTTTTTACCAAATCGATTGGCCCAAAAG GAGACAGTGCTCCACAGTGAAACAAGGAATGGAGAGAAAGTTCAGATAACTGTCACCATGACGAATGAACTGCCACCCACATCCCCAGTGTGCATTCAGTTTTACAACATTCTGTTCAGAAG GATCTTGAGGATTCTCGACATGCAGCAGATTGGACGCAACTACTACAACCCCAATGATCCACTCGACATCCCAAAACACAG CTTGACCATCTGGCCAGGCTACACCACCACCATTTTGAAGTACGAGACCTCCATCATGCTGTGCACTGACGTCAGCCACAAGGTGCTGCGTAGTGAGACAGTCCTCGACTTTATGGCCAACCTGAGGCAAAAGTGTGGAAATCAACGCTTCCCTGAGATCTGTGCGAAGGAACTTGTTGGACTCATAGTCCTCACCAA GTACAACAATAAGACCTACAGGATTGATGAAATTGCGTGGGATCACACTCCCAACAACACATTCACGAGGGGAGACAAGGACATTTCTTTCAAGGACTACTATAAGATG CAATATAACCTGGACATCGTCGATGTGAACCAGGTGCTGCTGGTCAGCCAAGTGAAGAGGTTGGGTCCCGCTACAGCGCCGCCTCCTGGCCCTGCCATGCTGATCCCAGAGCTGTGCTTCCTAACAG GCTTGACTGACAAGATGCGAGCTGACTACATGATCATGAAGGACTTGAGCACGCACACCAGATTGGATCCAATGGCGAGGGAAGGACGCCTCAACAGATTTGTCCGCAATATTCATAA GAATCCTGACGCACGAGCAGAGTTGGATAAATGGGGACTGAGCTTTGATAAGCAGCTCCTAAGTCTGACTGGCAGAGTTCTTCCAGCAGAAAGGCTTTTCCAGGGATCAAGATCA TACGACTACAGGCCCAGCGAGGCTGAATGGTCCAGAGAGATGCGTGGCTTGCCTCTGATCAGCGCTCCTCCGCTGGAGAACTGGCTGTTTTTAACCACCCGCCGTACCAGCACTGAAGCCCAGGCCCTCCTGCAGTCCCTCAACAGGGTCTCGGGTCCACTCAACATCCGGATACAGAGACCCGTCAT GATTGAGTACGAGGATCATCAAGAATCTCTCCTCCGAACCCTGCAGCAGAACGTTGGACCCCAAACACAGATG GTGGTGGTGGTCCTCCCCAGCAACCGTAAGGACAAGTATGACAGTGTGAAGAAGTACCTCTGTGTGGACTGCCCCACTCCCAGCCAGTGTGTGGTTGGCCGCACCCTCAGCAAACCGTCGTCACTCATGACTGTGGCAACCAAGATTGCTCTTCAGCTGGCTTGCAAGATGGGAGGAGAACTCTGGAGTGTGGAAATCCCT CTCAAACAGCTGATGATTGTGGGCATTGACTGCTACCATGACACCGTTGCTGGGAAAAGGTCTATTGGAGCTCTAGTTGCCAGCCTCAATCAGGGCATGACCAG GTGGTTCTCAAAGTGTGTCTTTCAGCACAGAGGCCAGGAAATAATGGATGGACTGAAGATGGCTCTATGTG CTGCACTGAAAGACTACCTCAAGTTCAACAACTACCTGCCTTCACGCATCATAGTGTACAGAGATGGAGTGGGAGACGGCCAGCTGCACAGCGTGGTCAACTACGAGGTTGCACAGATCATCGAATCCATCAAGTCCATGGGGCACGACTACGT GCCCAGGCTgagtgtggtggtggtgaagaagcGCATCAACAGTAGGTTTTTTGCCCAAATGGATGGGAAAGTGTCCAACCCTCCCCCGGGCACCGTCGTGGACTCAGAGGTCACCCGTCCAGAGTG GTATGACTTCTACATAGTGAGCCAGGCTGTCCGCTCTGGAAGCGTCTCGCCAACCCACTACAATGTTGTGTACGACACCAGTGGGCTGAAGCCTGATCACATGCAGCGGCTCACCTACAAGCTGTGCCACATGTACTACAACTGGCAG GGGATCGTCAGAGTGCCCGCTCCCTGTCAGTATGCCCACAAGCTGGCTTTTCTTGTGGGTCAAAGCATCCACAGAGAGCCCAATGTGAAGCTGGACGAACTCCTCTTCTACCTATAA